One genomic segment of Erythrolamprus reginae isolate rEryReg1 chromosome 2, rEryReg1.hap1, whole genome shotgun sequence includes these proteins:
- the PRLR gene encoding prolactin receptor, whose translation MCPISYQLSLLPANEQRLEKLHQIYFVNSNFFLEVKVDTGMKLWQLILKAFVLLPYLSVWLADGQSPPGKPRIISCLSPGNETFTCRWEPNSDGGLPTNYTLLYNSVGEEEIRECPDYLSAGPNSCYFNQRITRLWQTYNISVKATNNAGSNSSDPHFVDVKEMVNPNPPVNLSLEIKMINGIIYVWTKWSPSPRTNHSARCNYQLRLKSAEGKEWENYFVGQHLQYKISQLHPGMKYTAQVRCVTDRGGRSAWSPERYIHFHNDQPPGKPIFTRCRSPEKETFTCWWKASSEGGLPKKYTLLYTRERDKKYYECPDYTTAGSNSCYFAKKHTSLWTTYNFTLKAMNEMGTSVADPYYVDVANIVQPDPPENLSLEFEKKVYGQYVLLTWNPPSQGDVKSGWLTLEYELHIKPEEGQEWEKIFVGQRTSYKMFSVNPGERYVAQVRCRSDHGIWSNWSPESYIKLQKDISVKDLVVWIVVIFLSIAACLILIWILALKKTKMLSRLLPPVPGPKIKGLDAQLLQAGKTEELLSALDCQGFPPTSDSDDLLIEFLEIDDSEDQQLMPNRGKVHPNKHVSPAHQDIDSDSGRGSCESPSLVLEKYKEATKLPPTAEVPDPDDVQRNSDRKKLSETLKLEPETHLSWLTRSPKSSTWPADQPGHSHTQKSSSHDAIDICKRILKATNVKRSPVLGRSEGKPPEPIETINKVKPGQLVEDEANLTLNSQHNQEAFWLSSPEQLPFISTKPLDYIEIHKVRSNGTLAVLPKQKEKVDKTEKAPLPADSKEYSKVSTVVANHILLLLSETKTEKSLPSFQEPLKESNPESQAEKNTIYCLPVPNTCKIEIGGLDYMDPNNFMPAFH comes from the exons TGAATTCCAATTTCTTCCTGGAGGTGAAAGTGGACACAGGCATGAAGCTGTGGCAGTTAATATTAAAAGCATTTGTTCTGTTGCCGTATCTCAGTGTATGGCTTGCTGATG GACAATCTCCTCCTGGGAAACCTAGAATAATAAGTTGCTTGTCTCCAGGAAATGAAACATTTACTTGTCGATGGGAACCTAATTCAGATGGGGGTCTTCCTACAAATTACACTTTGCTCTACAACTCCGTTGG TGAAGAAGAGATCCGTGAATGTCCAGATTACTTATCTGCTGGGCCCAATTCTTGTTACTTTAATCAAAGAATCACCAGGCTGTGGCAAACATACAATATCAGTGTAAAAGCTACCAATAACGCAGGAAGTAATTCATCAGATCCCCATTTTGTGGATGTAAAAGAAATGG TTAATCCAAACCCTCCCGTGAACCTCTCCTTGGAAATCAAAATGATAAATGGAATAATATACGTCTGGACAAAATGGTCACCATCCCCACGGACGAATCATTCGGCACGATGTAATTACCAATTGCGGCTGAAATCTGCAGAAGGAAAAGAATGGGAG AATTATTTTGTGGGACAGCATTTGCAGTATAAAATATCTCAGTTGCATCCAGGaatgaaatacactgctcagGTTCGTTGTGTAACAGATCGTGGTGGAAGGAGTGCATGGAGCCCAGAAAGATACATCCACTTCCATAATG ACCAGCCTCCGGGGAAGCCAATCTTTACACGATGTCGCTCTCCCGAAAAAGAAACCTTTACTTGCTGGTGGAAGGCGAGCTCTGAGGGAGGTCTCCCCAAAAAATATACGCTGCTCTATACCAGAGAAAG AGATAAAAAATACTACGAATGCCCGGACTACACAACAGCGGGGTCCAACTCCTGTTACTTTGCTAAAAAGCACACATCGCTTTGGACAACGTATAATTTTACTTTAAAGGCAATGAATGAGATGGGGACTAGCGTGGCAGACCCTTATTACGTGGACGTAGCTAATATAG TTCAGCCAGATCCTCCAGAAAATCTCTCCCTAGAATTTGAGAAAAAAGTATATGGACAGTATGTGTTATTGACGTGGAATCCACCTTCTCAGGGTGATGTCAAATCTGGCTGGTTAACTCTGGAGTATGAATTACATATAAAGCCTGAAGAAGGACAAGAATGGGAA AAAATATTTGTTGGGCAAAGGACATCTTATAAGATGTTCAGTGTGAATCCAGGAGAAAGATATGTTGCCCAGGTTCGGTGCAGATCAGATCATGGTATCTGGAGCAACTGGAGCCCTGAAAGTTATATCAAACTCCAAAAAG ATATCAGCGTAAAGGATTTAGTTGTTTGGATCGTTGTGATTTTTTTATCAATTGCTGCTTGTTTGATCTTGATCTGGATACTGGCTTTGAAAAAAACCAA GATGCTATCTCGCCTTCTGCCGCCAGTTCCAGGTCCCAAAATAAAAGGCTTGGATGCTCAATTGTTACAG GCAGGAAAGACTGAAGAATTGCTGAGTGCTCTCGATTGCCAGGGTTTCCCTCCAACTTCAGACTCTGATGACCTGCTGATTGAATTTTTGGAGATAGACGACAGTGAAGATCAGCAGCTAATGCCAAATCGTGGAAAGGTTCACCCCAATAAGCATGTCAGCCCAGCACATCAGGACATCGACTCCGATTCAGGAAGAGGAAGCTGTGAGAGTCCATCTCTCGTGCTAGAGAAATATAAGGAAGCCACAAAACTTCCCCCTACAGCAGAAGTCCCAGATCCTGATGATGTTCAAAGGAACAGTGATAGAAAAAAACTCTCAGAAACATTAAAACTAGAGCCTGAAACGCATCTCTCATGGTTGACCAGGAGTCCAAAGTCATCTACATGGCCTGCAGACCAGCCGGGGCATTCTCACACACAAAAGAGTTCCTCTCATGATGCCATAGATATCTGCAAAAGGATACTCAAGGCCACAAATGTAAAAAGGTCACCCGTTTTGGGGAGAAGtgaaggaaagcctcctgaacccattGAGACTATCAACAAAGTAAAACCAGGCCAACTGGTGGAGGATGAAGCCAATTTAACTCTAAATTCTCAGCACAATCAAGAAGCCTTCTGGTTATCTTCTCCAGAGCAGTTGCCTTTTATATCTACAAAGCCACTGGATTATATAGAGATCCACAAAGTCAGGAGCAACGGAACGTTGGCTGTGCTACCCAAGCAGAAAGAAAAGGTTGACAAAACTGAAAAGGCTCCTCTCCCTGCAGATTCAAAAGAATACTCCAAGGTGTCAACTGTTGTAGCTAATCACATTCTGCTGCTATTGTCAGAGACCAAAACAGAGAAGTCCTTGCCTTCTTTTCAGGAACCGCTCAAGGAGTCCAATCCAGAAAGCCAGGCTGAGAAAAACACAATCTACTGCCTGCCCGTTCCCAACACATGCAAAATAGAGATTGGGGGTTTAGATTACATGGATCCAAATAACTTTATGCCAGCCTTTCATTAA